In Ostrea edulis chromosome 10, xbOstEdul1.1, whole genome shotgun sequence, one genomic interval encodes:
- the LOC125666473 gene encoding A disintegrin and metalloproteinase with thrombospondin motifs 9-like, protein MVWNDACVKLTQSKSSNSEEQLVMLIPESCADLASCSVTSTDGEYWIYPKATSGQRVKIYCHNIRTNPKEYITLKYTNTFVEHDPSNFMTRWQTCRTDYKLPLKSAIFSRVAMNIQDMTVIGSDYTFAVRTGNFKLEFGEAQDCNGYSSMSGCHRFGNAVINTLGTGLILDRNAKWGLINAHKAGIQNFERSEDGAEISITCAGYCGHCGPLSKPLRLILSSEFVSDKEARAEVCRM, encoded by the exons ATGGTTTGGAATGATGCCTGTGTCAAACTTACACAAAGCAAATCCTCTAACAGCGAGGAACAACTGGTGATGTTGA taCCAGAGTCCTGTGCCGATCTCGCCAGCTGTTCTGTAACAAGTACTGATGGAGAATACTGGATATATCCGAAAGCGACGAGTGGACAGAGAGTTAAAATCTATTGTCACAACATTAGAACGAACCCGAAAGAGTACATCACCCTGAAGTATACCAATACATTTGTTGAACATGACCCTTCAAATTTTATGACACGATGGCAGACATGTCGAACTGACTACAAACTTCCATTAAAGTCGGCAATTTTTTCCAGAGTTGCCATGAACATTCAG GACATGACGGTAATTGGGTCTGACTACACGTTTGCTGTGCGTACAGGAAACTTCAAGCTTGAGTTTGGAGAAGCGCAGGATTGCAATGGATATAGTTCAATGTCAGGCTGTCATCGCTTTGGCAATGCCGTGATCAATACGCTTGGAACAGGATTGATTCTGGATCGAAAT GCTAAATGGGGATTAATCAACGCTCATAAGGCGGGGATACAGAACTTCGAACGTTCGGAAGATGGCGCTGAAATATCAATCACCTGTGCCGGCTACTGTGGACATTGTGGACCCTTATCCAAGCCATTAAGATTGATATTGTCATCTGAATTTG TATCGGATAAAGAGGCGAGAGCAGAGGTTTGTAGAATGTGA